Proteins from a genomic interval of Deltaproteobacteria bacterium:
- the xseB gene encoding exodeoxyribonuclease VII small subunit translates to MGADKKSTLSFEDAMKKLEGIVRKLEEGNDSLEKSLDLFEEGVKLTRYCNEKLDEAEKKLEVLMKRGEKVVREDIDEEEFFESGRGEETE, encoded by the coding sequence ATGGGTGCCGACAAAAAGAGCACTCTTTCATTTGAGGATGCGATGAAAAAGCTGGAGGGAATCGTAAGGAAACTCGAAGAAGGCAATGATTCCCTTGAAAAATCTCTTGATCTCTTCGAAGAGGGAGTCAAGCTTACCAGATACTGCAATGAAAAACTCGATGAAGCCGAGAAAAAACTGGAGGTGCTGATGAAAAGGGGCGAGAAGGTGGTCCGGGAAGATATTGATGAGGAGGAATTTTTCGAATCCGGAAGGGGTGAAGAGACTGAATGA
- a CDS encoding peptidoglycan DD-metalloendopeptidase family protein — MKKIIPILLSSLGFFATFTLCCAVGAYCADVVLPFNPEPKQGEIFPVTVLGDEDLLEARIQYGRQEIYLQCDGKRASGWFGFDLSTPPGQKDLTFILVKKNGARKITRSLKVVSGSFPTQNISGVQDSYVNPGKRELDRIKSEAEALKDIWQSSAPDVFWDGNFVLPFDGFSGSGFGRRRIINGEPRNPHTGVDAVALPGTPVKTINNGIVRLTRDLFFSGMSVIIDHGGGVFSMYFHLQDIIVETGNYVRKGQIIGHVGDTGRATGPHLHLGVRIVDQRVNPMDLFR, encoded by the coding sequence ATGAAGAAAATAATCCCGATACTTCTCTCATCCCTGGGGTTTTTCGCAACGTTCACCCTCTGCTGTGCCGTTGGCGCTTACTGTGCTGATGTCGTTCTCCCGTTTAATCCGGAGCCGAAGCAGGGTGAGATTTTCCCGGTAACCGTGCTTGGCGACGAAGATCTCCTGGAAGCCCGGATTCAATACGGGAGACAGGAAATCTACCTTCAGTGCGACGGGAAAAGGGCCTCCGGCTGGTTCGGATTCGATCTTTCCACCCCGCCGGGGCAAAAAGACCTGACCTTCATACTGGTTAAAAAAAACGGTGCACGGAAGATAACCAGGAGCCTGAAGGTTGTATCCGGATCTTTCCCCACGCAAAATATCAGTGGAGTCCAGGACTCCTATGTTAACCCTGGGAAAAGGGAACTCGATAGGATAAAATCAGAAGCGGAAGCCCTGAAGGATATATGGCAGAGCTCTGCCCCGGATGTCTTTTGGGATGGCAACTTTGTTCTTCCCTTTGATGGATTCAGCGGAAGCGGGTTCGGAAGGAGAAGGATCATCAACGGGGAACCACGGAATCCTCACACGGGAGTCGATGCCGTCGCTTTGCCCGGCACTCCGGTTAAAACGATCAACAACGGTATTGTAAGGCTGACGAGAGACCTTTTTTTCTCCGGGATGTCGGTGATAATCGATCACGGGGGTGGAGTTTTTTCCATGTATTTTCACCTTCAGGACATAATTGTTGAAACAGGAAATTATGTGAGAAAGGGTCAGATCATCGGGCATGTGGGTGATACAGGAAGGGCAACGGGTCCGCACCTTCATCTGGGCGTGAGAATTGTAGACCAGAGGGTCAATCCCATGGATCTTTTTCGCTGA
- the dxs gene encoding 1-deoxy-D-xylulose-5-phosphate synthase, which translates to MGLLEHINTPEDLKQIPRERLTEVAQEIRDLIIKTVSETGGHLASSLGVVELTLALHYVLDSPGDKIIWDVGHQAYAHKLLTGRRDVFGTLRKFGGISGFPRISESEHDAFGTGHSSTSISSALGMAAARDLNGENYRVVAVIGDGSVSSGLALEGLNQAGHIKKDFIVILNDNEWSISQNVGALSSYLNRIMTGRLYTGFRKRLERFLKSIPFTGDMLAKAGRRIEELAKGLIVPGILFEELGFTYIGPLPGHSIDDLIVTLQNAKNFNGPVLIHVITKKGMGYNFAEQNPERFHGVSPFVIESGETRKRQRRRSYTSVFAEEIVKLGETNRDIVAITAAMPGGTGLEKFGERFPDRFFDVGISESHGITFAAGLSTRGKIPVAAIYSTFLQRAYDQIVHDVCLQNLHVVFILDRGGIVGDDGATHQGIFDLSYLRHIPNMTVMAPSDEVELRGMLRFALELGSPVAIRYPRGEILRVPDSVRIPEIAHGKSRTLAGGKDLTIVAIGSSVYPALDAASMLERHGIRADVIDARFAKPIDVEGIESSVRKTGKVVTVEENVLAGGFGSGVIELLADRGHTGLKFVRIGIDDRFVEHGSQEQLRAMLGIDSTGIYEKSMALFKDQEAVRSSTTHSIKAEIGKIL; encoded by the coding sequence ATGGGTTTGCTGGAACACATAAACACCCCCGAAGATCTGAAGCAGATTCCCAGGGAAAGGCTTACCGAAGTTGCTCAGGAGATTCGGGACCTCATAATCAAAACGGTTTCGGAAACGGGCGGTCATCTCGCTTCCAGCCTCGGTGTCGTAGAACTGACCCTTGCGCTCCACTATGTTCTCGATTCTCCTGGGGACAAGATAATATGGGACGTCGGCCACCAGGCATACGCCCACAAGCTGTTGACGGGGAGGAGAGACGTTTTCGGAACTCTTCGCAAGTTCGGGGGTATTTCCGGATTTCCCAGGATATCGGAGAGCGAGCACGATGCCTTCGGAACCGGCCACAGCTCCACGTCAATTTCCTCGGCACTCGGAATGGCTGCTGCAAGAGATCTAAACGGAGAAAATTACCGGGTTGTTGCCGTCATCGGGGATGGATCCGTCTCTTCCGGGTTGGCTCTGGAGGGTCTGAACCAGGCGGGGCATATTAAAAAAGATTTCATTGTTATCTTGAACGACAACGAATGGTCGATATCCCAGAACGTGGGTGCTCTATCCTCATATCTGAACCGTATCATGACGGGGAGGCTCTATACGGGTTTCAGAAAAAGGCTGGAACGCTTTCTGAAATCCATACCCTTTACGGGTGATATGCTCGCCAAAGCGGGGCGAAGAATCGAGGAGTTGGCAAAAGGGCTCATTGTTCCGGGTATACTCTTTGAGGAACTCGGCTTCACGTATATCGGGCCGTTACCGGGACACAGCATAGATGACCTGATCGTTACCCTTCAAAACGCAAAGAACTTCAACGGTCCCGTTCTCATTCATGTGATCACGAAAAAAGGGATGGGATACAACTTTGCCGAGCAAAACCCGGAGAGATTTCACGGCGTGAGCCCCTTCGTTATCGAAAGCGGGGAGACACGCAAAAGGCAGAGGAGAAGGTCCTATACGTCAGTATTTGCCGAAGAGATTGTTAAACTCGGTGAGACGAACCGGGATATTGTGGCGATTACCGCCGCGATGCCCGGCGGGACCGGTCTGGAAAAATTCGGAGAACGTTTCCCCGATCGGTTTTTCGACGTTGGTATTTCCGAATCCCACGGAATTACATTTGCCGCTGGGCTCTCCACGAGGGGAAAAATTCCCGTCGCGGCGATTTACTCGACATTCCTGCAAAGGGCTTATGACCAGATCGTACACGATGTGTGCCTCCAGAATCTCCACGTGGTTTTCATCCTGGACCGCGGGGGAATCGTCGGGGATGATGGCGCCACCCATCAGGGAATTTTTGACCTCTCCTATCTCAGGCACATACCGAATATGACCGTTATGGCCCCCTCGGATGAGGTTGAGCTCCGCGGGATGCTTCGTTTTGCCCTTGAGTTAGGCTCCCCGGTGGCAATCAGATACCCGAGGGGAGAGATTTTGAGAGTCCCTGATTCGGTGAGAATCCCTGAAATAGCGCACGGCAAGAGCAGGACTCTGGCCGGGGGAAAGGATCTGACGATCGTCGCAATCGGCTCGTCGGTCTACCCGGCTCTGGATGCGGCATCGATGTTGGAAAGGCATGGTATCCGCGCCGATGTGATCGACGCGCGGTTTGCAAAACCCATCGATGTTGAAGGTATTGAGTCATCCGTGAGAAAAACGGGGAAAGTGGTGACGGTGGAGGAAAATGTTCTGGCAGGAGGATTTGGCAGCGGGGTGATAGAGCTCCTTGCAGACAGGGGTCATACGGGCCTGAAATTTGTTCGCATCGGGATAGACGACAGGTTCGTGGAACACGGGAGCCAGGAGCAACTTCGGGCGATGCTCGGGATAGACTCCACGGGGATATACGAAAAAAGCATGGCCCTTTTCAAGGACCAGGAGGCGGTCCGCAGCTCCACCACTCATTCAATCAAGGCAGAAATTGGAAAAATTCTCTGA
- a CDS encoding LysM peptidoglycan-binding domain-containing protein yields the protein MRKIVVLSIIIIAVFAIPWSVKSQNISSPEQGTIHNVTTGDTLWDLSATYYGEPWRWPEIWELNRYLTNPNYIYPGLEIVIAPPPPLREDFEYVLEEEALSEGEMASREPGAKEPSVEEIMKKLKLSKKEVLASGELVRGKPPKIGHIAETTDQKLIFAPGERLYLDLEKDLPVGTELGIFRVEGPVKVRGVRGKSYKKKYIGTVRIEEKSGARIIGSITELIEEAFRIDYLSEDIPKIPELVVRYLDDKLEGGVVVGSGDNYEFAEGDTIYIKGGEDKGFAIGDVVSIYVPLSVLQELTATPVRAELTDEGNLVKVGKAVVIRTNKDFSTIFILDSRISFNASALVVRGSL from the coding sequence ATGAGAAAAATCGTCGTTCTTTCTATTATTATCATTGCCGTCTTTGCAATCCCGTGGTCGGTCAAATCTCAAAATATCTCTTCTCCGGAGCAAGGCACGATCCATAACGTGACGACGGGGGATACGCTGTGGGACTTGTCGGCCACATATTACGGCGAACCCTGGAGATGGCCGGAGATTTGGGAACTGAACCGGTATCTCACCAACCCGAACTACATCTATCCGGGCCTGGAGATCGTGATTGCGCCCCCACCGCCATTGAGGGAGGATTTCGAGTATGTCCTGGAAGAAGAGGCTCTCTCCGAGGGCGAAATGGCTTCACGCGAACCTGGTGCAAAAGAGCCGAGCGTGGAAGAGATCATGAAAAAGTTGAAGCTGAGCAAGAAAGAAGTTCTCGCCAGCGGGGAACTGGTCAGGGGCAAGCCGCCAAAGATCGGGCATATCGCTGAAACGACCGATCAAAAATTGATATTTGCACCCGGTGAGCGACTGTATCTCGATCTGGAGAAGGATCTTCCCGTCGGGACGGAACTCGGCATTTTCAGAGTTGAAGGGCCGGTGAAGGTCAGGGGTGTCAGGGGAAAATCATACAAGAAAAAATATATCGGCACGGTGAGGATCGAGGAGAAGTCCGGTGCCAGGATTATCGGTTCGATTACCGAACTGATTGAAGAAGCGTTCCGCATCGATTACCTTTCCGAGGATATCCCCAAAATTCCCGAATTGGTCGTGCGATACCTGGACGATAAACTCGAAGGTGGCGTGGTAGTCGGGTCCGGAGATAACTATGAGTTTGCTGAAGGAGATACGATCTATATAAAAGGAGGGGAAGACAAGGGTTTTGCGATAGGGGACGTGGTGAGCATTTACGTTCCATTATCAGTCCTGCAGGAGTTGACCGCCACTCCGGTTCGCGCAGAATTGACCGATGAGGGGAATCTGGTCAAAGTTGGAAAGGCAGTCGTTATCAGAACCAACAAGGATTTTTCGACGATCTTCATCTTGGATTCTCGCATCTCCTTCAACGCCTCTGCTCTCGTGGTGAGGGGAAGCCTATAG
- a CDS encoding TlyA family rRNA (cytidine-2'-O)-methyltransferase, whose translation MEKFSEGKNPKSRLDAELVRRGHTSSRSLARSLIMAGRVFIDGRLVDKAGFMVRPENVIEIVGPSNPYVSRGGLKLEGAILDLGIDVKDLFCIDVGASTGGFTDCLLQHGAAKVYAVDVGKRLLDNSLRKDPRVVVIEGCNVRHVRPGFIPEKVDLITIDVSFISLCLVIPPVIPSLKRDGRLLVLVKPQFELSRHEVGKKGVVRDEAKRLRALDKIKSFVSGSGFVVDGWVESRVKGPKGNQEYFLLASLSGP comes from the coding sequence TTGGAAAAATTCTCTGAGGGGAAAAACCCGAAATCGAGGCTTGACGCGGAGCTGGTAAGGAGGGGACATACATCGTCCCGCTCTCTTGCCCGGAGCCTGATCATGGCGGGGCGGGTTTTCATTGATGGTCGCCTGGTCGACAAAGCCGGATTTATGGTTCGCCCGGAAAATGTGATTGAAATTGTAGGCCCGTCAAACCCTTACGTTTCCCGGGGTGGTTTGAAACTGGAAGGGGCCATTTTAGACCTTGGGATCGATGTAAAAGATCTTTTCTGCATCGATGTGGGAGCATCGACGGGAGGGTTTACCGATTGCCTTTTGCAGCATGGAGCCGCGAAGGTCTACGCGGTCGATGTGGGCAAGCGCCTGCTGGATAACTCATTGCGAAAAGACCCACGCGTGGTGGTTATTGAGGGCTGTAACGTCAGGCATGTCCGTCCTGGATTCATCCCTGAGAAGGTAGACCTGATCACTATTGACGTGTCATTTATCTCTCTGTGCCTCGTAATTCCGCCGGTTATACCATCTTTGAAAAGGGATGGTCGTCTTCTCGTTCTCGTAAAACCCCAGTTTGAACTGTCCCGGCATGAAGTCGGTAAAAAGGGAGTCGTCCGAGATGAGGCAAAGAGGTTGAGAGCCCTGGATAAAATTAAAAGCTTCGTATCGGGATCCGGTTTCGTCGTTGACGGGTGGGTCGAGAGCAGGGTAAAGGGGCCCAAGGGGAATCAGGAGTACTTCTTGCTGGCATCCTTGTCCGGGCCCTGA
- a CDS encoding DUF4911 domain-containing protein — protein MNDHVYYAKVKKKDIAYIRFIFEGYDNIGNVRTLDSVRGYIEFVISRDFDEDFHAIIRALKESVFLELIERPDGYESIADCIQGPDKDASKKYS, from the coding sequence ATGAACGACCACGTCTATTACGCAAAAGTTAAAAAAAAGGACATCGCCTACATCCGTTTTATTTTCGAGGGCTACGACAACATCGGAAACGTGAGGACCCTCGACTCTGTTCGCGGTTACATAGAGTTTGTAATCTCGCGGGATTTCGATGAAGATTTCCACGCGATCATAAGAGCCCTGAAAGAATCTGTTTTTTTGGAACTGATCGAGCGGCCCGATGGCTATGAATCGATAGCGGATTGCATTCAGGGCCCGGACAAGGATGCCAGCAAGAAGTACTCCTGA
- a CDS encoding response regulator, with protein sequence MKGKDGQRYILIMDDEESIRTVLEIFFKKNGYLVDTGGTVEDAYRLLSLHVYDVVITDMKMAARDDGLRVLTRVKESHPETEVIIMTAHGSIENAVLAMRQGAFNYVTKPFDNQELSILVERALEKKDITLHNIALREEVKKKLSYEFIIGASETMTKTFELIDRIAPTNANVLILGESGTGKELISRAIHNKSERFENVFVEINCAAIPESLLESELFGHVKGAFTGAINNKQGLFELASGGTLFLDEIGEMPNPLQGKLLRAIQEKAFRRVGGNDLIRVDARIVSASKKNLLDAVENGSFRDDLFYRLNVVSIHVPPLRDRKEDIPLLAHHFLSRYAIEIGKEIKKISPDAMRMLMRYDFPGNVRELENIIERAVILELKDQVTPESLPENLIETGDEQYELPEYYESLSLEGTSLDGIVGNIERNFLLKALERAGGNKTEAAKLLRISFRSLRYRLEKYGIE encoded by the coding sequence ATGAAGGGTAAAGACGGCCAGAGATATATATTGATCATGGATGACGAGGAGAGCATCCGAACCGTTCTTGAAATCTTCTTCAAGAAAAACGGATACCTTGTGGATACGGGGGGAACAGTTGAGGATGCCTACCGGCTCTTGTCTCTCCACGTGTACGATGTGGTGATAACGGATATGAAAATGGCTGCCAGAGATGACGGCCTTCGTGTTTTAACAAGAGTGAAAGAATCCCACCCCGAGACAGAGGTTATCATTATGACTGCTCATGGCTCCATTGAAAACGCCGTGTTAGCCATGAGGCAGGGCGCGTTCAATTACGTGACGAAGCCCTTCGACAATCAGGAGTTGAGCATCCTCGTCGAGCGGGCTCTGGAAAAGAAGGACATTACCCTGCACAACATAGCGTTGCGGGAGGAGGTCAAGAAAAAGCTGTCATATGAGTTTATCATCGGGGCTTCGGAAACTATGACGAAAACATTCGAACTCATAGATAGAATCGCTCCCACGAATGCAAACGTTCTGATACTCGGGGAATCGGGAACGGGGAAAGAGCTTATATCAAGGGCTATCCACAACAAGAGTGAAAGATTTGAAAATGTTTTTGTCGAGATAAACTGTGCTGCCATACCCGAATCTCTTCTCGAATCAGAGCTCTTCGGTCACGTGAAAGGTGCGTTTACCGGTGCCATAAACAATAAGCAGGGCCTCTTTGAACTCGCAAGCGGTGGAACCCTGTTTCTCGATGAGATCGGTGAGATGCCGAACCCGTTGCAGGGAAAACTTCTGCGGGCAATTCAGGAAAAGGCTTTTCGGCGGGTTGGCGGCAATGACCTCATCAGGGTAGATGCGAGGATAGTTTCCGCTTCGAAAAAAAACCTCCTCGATGCAGTGGAAAATGGAAGCTTTAGAGATGACCTCTTTTACCGTCTGAACGTTGTTTCCATTCATGTTCCTCCCCTGCGGGACAGGAAGGAGGATATACCCCTTTTGGCCCATCATTTCCTCAGCAGGTACGCGATCGAAATTGGTAAGGAGATAAAAAAGATTTCACCCGACGCGATGAGGATGCTCATGAGATACGATTTTCCGGGCAACGTAAGGGAGCTGGAGAATATTATCGAGAGGGCGGTAATCCTCGAACTGAAAGATCAGGTGACCCCGGAGAGTCTTCCGGAAAACCTCATCGAGACAGGCGACGAGCAGTATGAACTTCCAGAATATTATGAAAGCCTCTCCCTGGAGGGGACGTCTCTTGACGGGATTGTCGGCAATATAGAAAGAAACTTCCTCCTCAAGGCGCTCGAACGTGCGGGGGGAAACAAAACGGAGGCGGCGAAACTGTTGAGGATATCCTTCAGGTCCCTGCGGTATCGCCTGGAGAAATATGGTATCGAGTAA
- the topA gene encoding type I DNA topoisomerase, whose translation MGKSLIIVESPAKARTIKKYVGKDFDVIASMGHIMDLPKSRLGVDVEQGFEPKYTVIKEKKRFIDEIKKKAKAAEGIYLASDPDREGEAIAWHIKLILDEQNDRVKRVLFNEITKKGIESGMKNPRSLERHLYEAQIARRVLDRLVGYKLSPLLWSKVQKRLSAGRVQSVALKLICEREKEVVAFVPEEYWSISGFFEGKKPPEFEAKLVQKDRKKIHIRTKEEAEELLVELSAGEFLVKKLTRKTRKKHPQPPFNTSKMQQDAWRKLGFSADRTMRVAQSLYEGVELGDGEVSGLITYMRTDSVRVSADALDGVRKLIKSDYGDEFLPEKPNRFKNRKGVQDAHEAIRPADSEKRPKELQRYLTRDQHRLYKLIWERFVASQMSPARFEQVVLDISSGRYLLRATGQTPIFSGFLEVYAESVDNSKDGEAQAKIPELEEGEDVKLVKLEPKQHFTQPPPRFTESSLIKVLEERGIGRPSTYATIIRTIKNRSYVKADQGKFLPTELGMIVSDLLSESFPQIMDIEFTARMEEDLDRIELGELEWRHAVGSFYGPFSGDVEKARVQMEKVKDKLIATGIRCDKCEGELVIRVGRNGKFLACNNYPECKNTKNFFQDEKGNIRVVEDELAGVTCADCGREMLVKRWRGGRYLACSGAPACSRRSAYAIGTGCPACEKGEIVEKVSRKGRLFYACSEYPGCTYASWREPVERECPVCGNDIMLKKITRGKGVILECSMKGCRGKTEEDEG comes from the coding sequence ATGGGCAAGTCGCTGATTATTGTCGAGTCCCCCGCGAAGGCGAGGACTATCAAAAAGTATGTCGGGAAGGATTTCGACGTTATTGCCTCGATGGGCCATATCATGGATCTGCCAAAAAGCAGGCTCGGTGTTGATGTTGAACAGGGCTTCGAACCCAAATACACGGTGATCAAGGAAAAAAAGAGGTTCATAGACGAGATAAAGAAGAAAGCGAAGGCCGCAGAAGGCATTTACCTTGCCTCGGACCCTGACCGGGAGGGCGAGGCGATAGCATGGCATATCAAACTTATTCTTGATGAGCAAAATGACCGGGTCAAGCGGGTTCTCTTCAATGAGATCACGAAAAAGGGAATCGAATCCGGCATGAAGAACCCGCGCAGCCTCGAGAGGCATTTGTACGAGGCCCAGATTGCCAGAAGGGTACTGGACAGACTCGTGGGCTACAAGCTGAGTCCGCTTCTCTGGTCAAAAGTGCAGAAGAGGCTCTCAGCCGGGAGGGTTCAGTCGGTTGCCCTGAAGCTGATTTGTGAAAGGGAAAAGGAAGTCGTTGCCTTTGTACCGGAAGAGTACTGGTCGATTTCGGGTTTTTTCGAGGGGAAAAAGCCGCCCGAGTTCGAGGCAAAGCTGGTGCAAAAGGACAGGAAAAAGATTCACATCCGGACAAAGGAGGAAGCCGAGGAGCTGCTGGTGGAGTTGTCGGCAGGAGAATTTCTCGTAAAAAAATTAACCAGGAAGACGAGGAAGAAACACCCGCAACCCCCTTTCAACACCTCCAAGATGCAGCAGGATGCCTGGAGAAAACTCGGGTTTTCCGCTGACAGGACGATGCGTGTCGCACAGAGCCTGTATGAGGGTGTTGAGCTTGGAGATGGAGAAGTTTCAGGTCTCATTACCTACATGAGAACGGATTCCGTCAGGGTGTCGGCTGATGCCCTCGATGGGGTCAGAAAGCTCATCAAAAGTGATTACGGGGATGAGTTTCTGCCTGAAAAACCGAACCGGTTCAAGAACAGAAAGGGTGTCCAGGACGCCCACGAGGCGATCAGGCCGGCCGATTCCGAGAAGCGCCCGAAGGAGCTCCAGAGATACCTAACGCGTGATCAACACAGGCTCTACAAGCTCATCTGGGAGCGCTTCGTGGCGTCACAGATGTCGCCGGCAAGATTCGAGCAGGTTGTCCTGGATATCTCATCCGGCAGATATCTTCTTCGGGCTACGGGGCAAACGCCCATTTTCAGCGGGTTCCTTGAGGTTTATGCCGAGTCGGTCGATAACAGTAAGGATGGAGAGGCACAGGCGAAAATACCGGAATTGGAGGAGGGTGAGGATGTGAAACTTGTCAAGCTTGAGCCGAAGCAGCATTTTACTCAGCCCCCTCCAAGGTTCACGGAGAGCTCATTGATCAAGGTCCTGGAAGAGAGAGGAATAGGCAGGCCATCGACCTACGCAACGATAATCAGGACGATAAAAAATCGAAGTTACGTGAAGGCCGATCAGGGGAAATTTCTTCCCACAGAACTCGGCATGATCGTGTCTGACCTTTTGTCCGAGAGCTTTCCTCAGATTATGGACATCGAGTTTACCGCGAGAATGGAGGAGGATCTTGACAGAATAGAGTTGGGGGAACTCGAGTGGCGCCATGCCGTGGGAAGTTTTTACGGACCATTTTCGGGAGACGTGGAAAAGGCGAGGGTCCAGATGGAGAAGGTCAAGGATAAACTGATAGCGACAGGTATAAGGTGCGATAAGTGTGAGGGTGAGCTGGTGATCAGGGTGGGAAGGAACGGAAAGTTTCTCGCCTGCAACAATTACCCCGAATGTAAGAACACGAAAAACTTTTTCCAGGATGAGAAGGGGAATATAAGAGTAGTGGAAGATGAGCTGGCGGGCGTAACCTGTGCAGACTGTGGGAGAGAAATGCTGGTCAAGAGGTGGAGAGGAGGGAGATACCTGGCCTGTTCAGGCGCCCCCGCTTGCAGCAGGAGATCAGCCTACGCTATCGGTACAGGATGTCCGGCCTGTGAAAAGGGGGAAATTGTCGAGAAGGTTTCCCGGAAGGGAAGACTCTTTTATGCCTGTTCTGAGTATCCCGGATGTACCTATGCATCTTGGCGGGAGCCGGTGGAAAGGGAATGCCCGGTTTGCGGCAATGATATCATGCTCAAAAAAATTACCCGGGGAAAAGGAGTAATTCTCGAGTGTTCGATGAAAGGGTGCAGGGGGAAGACAGAGGAAGATGAAGGGTAA
- the dprA gene encoding DNA-protecting protein DprA, with product MENERLLFIYLSSHVHISSEDALAFIKGDSSSGKSRLGARRVCEVLSRGTFPGEAGKIVEYCDGNDISIIAYPDTSYPDKLKHTGYAPPALYVRGDSSIVERFAGAVVGSRKPTQAGLRFCRKLAEEMALNDIPVISGFARGIDTCAHRWALEGNGKTVAVFGSGVDVIYPGENEELYHEVIESGCVLSRFPPGTQPFGWNFPIRNSIIAALSDFVCVVEAAQKSGSLITARYGAEYGKEVFSVPGNPLFPQSEGANRLIKNGAHPLTGIADILEAFGLSATKPKKKRKRRNDPDMTEIETRVLEILTDGMSLDDVASVMTEGIKDVSAALVMLEVKKLVERGPDGYYFRLA from the coding sequence ATGGAGAACGAAAGACTCCTTTTCATATATTTATCGTCGCATGTCCATATATCGTCAGAAGATGCTCTCGCGTTCATAAAGGGCGATTCTTCATCCGGCAAATCTCGTCTGGGCGCCCGGCGGGTCTGTGAGGTTCTCAGCAGGGGCACGTTCCCGGGGGAAGCCGGCAAGATCGTTGAATATTGTGACGGGAATGATATCTCCATAATCGCGTACCCGGATACCTCCTACCCCGATAAATTGAAACATACAGGATATGCCCCGCCCGCGTTGTATGTAAGGGGAGATAGTTCGATTGTTGAAAGATTCGCGGGAGCAGTCGTGGGCTCGAGGAAGCCAACCCAGGCGGGCCTCAGGTTCTGCAGGAAGCTGGCCGAAGAGATGGCATTGAATGACATTCCCGTCATAAGCGGATTTGCAAGAGGAATCGATACCTGTGCTCACCGGTGGGCCCTTGAGGGAAACGGGAAAACGGTAGCCGTTTTCGGCTCCGGGGTGGACGTTATTTACCCGGGGGAAAATGAAGAGCTCTACCACGAGGTTATCGAATCGGGCTGCGTGCTCTCCCGGTTCCCTCCGGGCACGCAACCGTTTGGTTGGAATTTTCCCATCCGGAACAGCATCATTGCTGCACTATCTGATTTTGTGTGCGTCGTAGAGGCGGCGCAAAAGAGTGGTTCCCTCATCACAGCCAGGTATGGCGCTGAATACGGAAAAGAGGTTTTTTCGGTTCCGGGAAATCCCCTTTTTCCCCAATCTGAGGGGGCCAACCGGCTGATAAAAAACGGTGCCCATCCATTGACAGGCATTGCAGACATTCTGGAAGCCTTTGGCCTTTCAGCGACAAAGCCGAAAAAAAAACGGAAAAGAAGAAACGATCCCGACATGACGGAAATCGAAACGAGGGTGCTGGAGATACTGACAGACGGAATGTCTCTTGATGATGTTGCCTCTGTAATGACCGAAGGCATTAAGGATGTTTCTGCAGCACTGGTCATGCTGGAGGTGAAAAAACTTGTTGAAAGGGGTCCGGACGGCTATTACTTTAGGCTTGCCTGA
- a CDS encoding prepilin-type N-terminal cleavage/methylation domain-containing protein, whose translation MIQIEKDENGFTLIELMIVVAIIGILAAIAIPNFNNFVAKTKKSEAKSNLGAIYNCELSYYAEFDMYSASFSTIRWVPVGTLKYYTYSVGSELYGIGDPVPAGITPGADNISFSAYSWGNLDQDVTYDIWQIDQIKNLVNLIDDI comes from the coding sequence ATGATTCAAATTGAGAAAGATGAGAATGGCTTTACCCTCATCGAACTGATGATCGTCGTTGCCATCATCGGTATTCTTGCGGCGATTGCAATTCCCAACTTCAACAACTTCGTGGCGAAAACGAAGAAATCAGAAGCAAAGTCGAACCTCGGTGCCATATATAATTGCGAGCTCTCATATTATGCCGAATTCGACATGTATTCTGCTAGTTTTTCAACGATACGGTGGGTTCCCGTGGGTACCCTCAAATACTACACATATTCCGTCGGAAGTGAACTGTACGGCATCGGCGACCCCGTTCCGGCAGGCATCACACCCGGGGCGGATAACATATCGTTCAGCGCATACTCTTGGGGAAACCTGGATCAGGATGTAACGTACGATATCTGGCAGATTGACCAGATAAAGAACCTTGTAAATCTAATCGATGACATTTAA